The following proteins come from a genomic window of Pseudomonas cichorii:
- the guaB gene encoding IMP dehydrogenase yields MLRISQEALTFDDILLVPGYSEVLPNEVSLKTRLTRGIELNIPLVSAAMDTVTEARLAIAMAQEGGIGIIHKNMTIEQQAAEVRKVKKFEAGVVKDPITIEADATVRDLFELTRLHNISGVPVLHDGDLVGIVTSRDVRFENRLDIPVREVMTPKERLVTVREGADKNEVRDLLHKHRLEKVLIVDAKFALKGMMTVKDIEKAKAYPLASKDDQGRLRVGAAVGTGKDTGDRVSALVAAGVDVVVVDTAHGHSKGVIDRVRWVKENFPEVQVIGGNIATGEAAKALAAAGADAVKVGIGPGSICTTRIVAGVGVPQISAIANVAAALEGTGVPLIADGGIRFSGDLSKAIVAGASCVMMGSMFAGTEEAPGEIELFQGRSYKAYRGMGSLGAMSQAQGSSDRYFQDSSAGAEKLVPEGIEGRVAYKGSLSAIIHQLMGGLRSSMGYTGSADIEEMRTKPEFVRITGAGMAESHVHDVQITKEAPNYRVG; encoded by the coding sequence ATGCTGCGTATCAGTCAAGAAGCCCTAACATTCGACGACATTCTCCTTGTGCCCGGTTATTCCGAGGTACTGCCTAACGAAGTCAGTCTGAAAACCCGTTTGACCCGTGGCATTGAACTGAATATCCCTTTGGTTTCCGCTGCAATGGATACCGTCACTGAAGCCCGTCTGGCCATCGCCATGGCTCAGGAAGGTGGTATCGGTATCATCCACAAGAACATGACTATCGAACAACAGGCTGCTGAAGTTCGCAAGGTCAAGAAGTTCGAGGCCGGTGTCGTCAAGGACCCGATCACCATCGAGGCTGACGCCACGGTACGTGACCTGTTCGAGCTGACCCGCCTGCACAACATCTCCGGTGTACCTGTCCTGCATGATGGCGACCTGGTCGGCATCGTGACTTCCCGTGACGTGCGCTTTGAAAACCGTCTGGATATCCCTGTTCGCGAAGTGATGACGCCCAAAGAGCGTCTGGTCACCGTACGCGAAGGCGCAGACAAGAACGAAGTGCGCGATCTGCTGCACAAGCACCGTCTTGAAAAGGTCCTGATCGTCGACGCCAAGTTCGCGCTCAAGGGCATGATGACCGTCAAGGACATCGAAAAGGCCAAAGCCTACCCGCTGGCGAGCAAGGACGACCAGGGTCGTCTGCGTGTCGGCGCTGCTGTCGGTACTGGCAAGGACACTGGCGATCGTGTTTCGGCGCTGGTAGCTGCCGGTGTTGACGTGGTGGTAGTCGATACCGCTCATGGTCACTCCAAAGGCGTGATCGACCGCGTTCGCTGGGTCAAGGAAAACTTCCCTGAAGTGCAGGTCATCGGCGGCAACATCGCCACTGGCGAAGCGGCCAAGGCTCTGGCTGCGGCTGGTGCTGACGCGGTCAAGGTCGGTATCGGCCCAGGTTCGATCTGCACCACCCGTATCGTTGCAGGCGTGGGCGTACCGCAAATCAGCGCCATCGCCAACGTTGCCGCTGCCCTTGAAGGCACTGGCGTTCCCCTGATCGCCGACGGCGGCATCCGTTTCTCGGGTGACCTGTCCAAGGCCATCGTTGCCGGCGCAAGCTGCGTGATGATGGGGTCGATGTTTGCCGGTACTGAAGAAGCGCCGGGCGAAATCGAACTGTTCCAGGGCCGCTCCTACAAGGCTTATCGCGGCATGGGCTCGCTGGGCGCCATGTCCCAGGCGCAAGGTTCTTCGGACCGTTACTTCCAGGATTCGTCCGCAGGTGCCGAGAAGCTGGTGCCGGAAGGTATCGAAGGCCGTGTGGCCTACAAGGGTTCGTTGTCGGCCATCATCCATCAACTGATGGGCGGCCTGCGTTCTTCCATGGGCTACACCGGTAGCGCCGATATCGAAGAAATGCGCACCAAGCCCGAGTTCGTACGCATCACCGGCGCTGGCATGGCTGAGTCCCACGTCCATGACGTGCAGATCACCAAGGAAGCACCTAACTATCGTGTCGGCTAA
- the guaA gene encoding glutamine-hydrolyzing GMP synthase has protein sequence MALDIHAHRILILDFGSQYTQLIARRVREIGVYCELHPFDMDDEAIREFAPRGIILAGGPESVHEANSPRAPQAVFDLGVPVFGICYGMQTMAEQLGGRVEGSDLREFGYARVDVVGKSRILDGIEDHVDADGVLGLDVWMSHGDKVTEIPDGFHVLASTPSCPIAGMADDTRGYYGVQFHPEVTHTKQGGRILSRFILDICGCEALWTPSHIAEDAIASIRAQVGTDNVLLGLSGGVDSSVVAALLHKAIGDQLTCVFVDNGLLRLHEGEQVMAMFAENMGVKVIRANAEEQFLNNLAGESDPEKKRKIIGRTFIDVFDAESCKLDNIKYLAQGTIYPDVIESAGAKSGKAHVIKSHHNVGGLPEEMNLKLVEPLRELFKDEVRRLGLELGLPYDMVYRHPFPGPGLGVRILGEVKKEYADLLRRADHIFIEELRKADWYHKVSQAFVVFQPVKSVGVVGDGRRYAWVVALRAVETIDFMTARWAHLPYELLETVSGRIINEIEGISRVTYDVSSKPPATIEWE, from the coding sequence ATGGCCCTCGATATTCACGCCCACCGTATCCTGATCCTCGATTTCGGCTCCCAATACACCCAACTGATTGCCCGCCGTGTGCGTGAAATCGGTGTGTACTGCGAACTGCATCCGTTCGACATGGACGATGAAGCGATTCGCGAATTCGCTCCACGCGGGATCATCCTCGCTGGCGGCCCCGAGTCCGTCCACGAAGCCAACAGCCCGCGTGCTCCGCAAGCCGTGTTCGACCTGGGCGTGCCGGTCTTCGGTATCTGCTACGGCATGCAGACCATGGCCGAGCAGTTGGGTGGCCGCGTTGAAGGCTCGGACCTGCGCGAGTTCGGTTACGCCCGTGTCGACGTGGTCGGCAAGAGCCGCATACTCGACGGCATCGAAGACCATGTCGATGCCGATGGCGTCCTGGGCCTCGATGTCTGGATGAGCCACGGCGACAAGGTCACCGAAATCCCGGACGGCTTCCACGTCCTGGCCAGCACACCAAGCTGCCCTATCGCCGGCATGGCTGACGATACCCGTGGCTACTACGGCGTGCAGTTCCACCCGGAAGTGACCCACACCAAGCAGGGCGGTCGCATCCTGTCGCGTTTCATCCTCGATATCTGTGGTTGTGAAGCGCTGTGGACCCCGTCGCACATTGCTGAAGACGCGATTGCCAGCATCCGCGCCCAGGTCGGTACCGACAACGTCCTGCTGGGCCTGTCTGGCGGCGTCGATTCTTCCGTGGTCGCAGCTTTGCTGCACAAAGCCATTGGCGATCAACTGACCTGCGTCTTCGTCGACAACGGCTTGCTGCGTCTGCACGAAGGCGAGCAGGTCATGGCCATGTTCGCCGAGAACATGGGCGTCAAGGTCATCCGCGCCAACGCCGAAGAGCAGTTCCTGAACAACCTGGCTGGCGAAAGCGACCCGGAGAAAAAGCGCAAGATCATCGGCCGCACCTTTATTGACGTGTTCGATGCCGAATCCTGCAAGCTCGACAACATCAAGTACCTGGCGCAAGGCACCATCTACCCGGACGTCATCGAGTCGGCTGGCGCGAAAAGCGGCAAGGCTCACGTCATCAAGTCGCACCACAACGTGGGCGGCCTGCCGGAAGAAATGAACCTCAAACTGGTCGAACCCCTGCGCGAGCTGTTCAAAGACGAAGTCCGCCGCCTCGGCCTGGAACTCGGCCTGCCGTACGACATGGTCTACCGCCACCCATTCCCTGGCCCGGGCCTGGGCGTGCGTATCCTGGGTGAAGTGAAAAAGGAATACGCCGACCTGCTGCGTCGCGCCGACCACATCTTCATCGAAGAACTGCGCAAGGCCGACTGGTACCACAAAGTCAGCCAGGCATTCGTTGTCTTCCAGCCAGTCAAATCGGTTGGCGTCGTAGGCGATGGCCGCCGCTACGCCTGGGTCGTTGCCCTGCGCGCCGTAGAAACCATCGACTTCATGACCGCACGTTGGGCACACCTGCCTTACGAACTGCTGGAAACCGTCAGCGGGCGGATCATCAACGAGATCGAGGGGATTTCGCGGGTGACTTACGATGTTTCGAGCAAGCCGCCGGCTACGATTGAGTGGGAATGA